The segment cataatatatacgaatgtacaatttaagtaaatgatttcgtcaaaaataaaattttcttcgctggattctctttttcttattcaatgacactatgagttattttaattatctgcAGAACTTAATCATTAAATCTTgagttttatactacttaacaAGTTCTGTTAACAGTATAGTTTTGAAAACATTAATGGAatgatagtgtagtgaacaacaAGACGaatggggataatcgaatgtatttgagcacaaaattacagactacctcattaaaatctgacaactattCAGTAAATAGGTAATTTGCAAACTactaatcaattgtctcaatcttgaccattccttctgcaaatatcagtccatagtcttcgattattattgtacatGCACTTTTAtatcaattgcgtttcgtttacgtcctttcgttatcgatcttctactgaaatccATTTCATAcccgaccatcattatatactacttatgtggatataagtaacccacaccacaatagtaattGACAATACTTGATAAGAAATAATCTATGCTTATTTATTTAGTATTCATTGATAATTAGTTTCAATTGGAAAACCTGAAACATCAAAAATTCGATATCCCCGAGTCACATAAAGTACACGTAATAGGACAATAATTTGCTTTAAGCAACTTATTAATACAGTAATTTCTTTTAAGTCGATATCATGAAAGAGGACTTGTAGATGGTCAATCAAGTAATATAATCAATTTACACAACGGACTATCATGAATTACCATCTTGACTACCTGATAAACTCAGTTAATTTTTGAACTGATGAGTGATTATTTTTAAGTCGGCAGTTTTTAACTTACACTCTGATCAAACTTAAAATTTGTGTTCACCCTTAAAAACACAGACTGTTCGTAAACGTTTAATACTGGTAAAGAAGATTAGAAAACTCACTTGGAATTACTCAGCGAATCGATAGTTAAACGAAGGGACATTAGTTTAAAGAATTAAACATTAGCGTGTTTAACAGCAACACTAGGAGTCACATTCCTAGTTCACAAAACAAGTAAAGAAGCTACAGGAAATAATTGTTAGCTCAATCATCTATTTAGTCAGTTTGAGAAATTTTCATACGCCGGTTCGTTTAACATTATATTGTACGCGGTAAAAAGAGTGTACGAAATCTGAAAGCAAGACTCGAAATTTAACGACGTTCCCTGTGAATACAACTGCGTACAATGAATCTTCTCCTACAATGGACACACCAATAATAACTTCTCTATATTTCTGCTCTTAATACTTTTGTATATTTGTAGTTAGTTCGTAAGTTCCACTAACAAAACAACTTTAGTTACCATGTTCTTAAACATACAGATAGACATACCAGCGGTAGGAGAAAAGGTTCTATAAATTGTAACTTACGGCAAACCTTCACTGCTTCTCGCTGAAATCTCGAGAACTCAATGACGAGTCTTTATGGGGTACAATGTGAAGATAACATTTAGTAAGAAGAGTACTTCGTTATTCATTTTAGTTACCATTTGTAATCTTCTGCAGCCCGACAAAAGCCAGCACGACTGATAATATTCTTCAGCTTTAATATGACATTTGCCTACAAGTCTATTAACTAGAACGAGTGCCAAAAACTATTTTTGTCAAAAACCATTAGGTTTACTCTAAATAATACAATGACGAGATATTTCCATATAATCAGATCAATGAATAAACGAGATATATCATGAATTATTTGGTCGATACTTACTGTTCATAATAAATTCTTTCTCGTTTCGCAAATGAATAAGACCTATTCGAAGAACCGTTTAATAAAATCCATCAGAATTTAACACTACTAAAATTGTTTGTTAGGTTCTAACACTTTCCCTATAATTGGTAGCCgctaaaaaattattacaggttgTTTACAAACAGAGTATGGAATCAGAAGAAACGTACATTTATCTAAACAGTACTAATGAACATTTCTAAACAGCCTAATATTTCGGAACCCAGAAACGACATTTAAGTTTGGTGCAATAAATCTTGCTAAGATTAGAAGGGGAATGGATCAGAAACACCAACCCATATATCTATAGATGAATCTGCACTCGCTAACGCTGTAGACATCTGTAGATTGTTCGAATTATTGTTTAGCCATTTTGGAATAAACCAATTAATGACTGTCAAATGAGCAGAATAACCTTGTTTTGCTTTATGTTCCTTAGACATAGATACGGAAAATATCACATAAATCTCACTTAAACTACTTGGTTCATTCACTGAAAACGTCTATACGACCTGATACCTCGCGTCAAATTTATGTAGACCTTGATAGTCAGCATACGATTACAGGTCCACGGGTATTCCTCTGTGATATGATAAATATCTACCACCTCAATATGCTACTGTCAGTATTGAAACTtttaatgtaatatatatatatatataatattgctCATACAGTAGTGGCTGAGTGTTTTGCACTCACAAGGTAGGGATAAACGAGAAATCACTATAATGAGGACCAATAAAAACTCAGAGTTGACGCAACACTGGTAGTGCTGGTTGACAtgtcattggtttagcacagtAACAAGGTCATAGAAGCCAATTTCCTGATCGGTGATCTCGTCAAGTGCAGAAGTCATAACAATGCCATAATAAAGAGACCAATTTGCAGGAAACCTACTTAAACAAAACGATACCTAACTTCTCGTAACTTTTATTCTTTGAAATATTAATATGGCTTAGTGAGATGTCTATCCAACAGAATTAAATGTATCTGCTATGGGGATAACACTAGAGATGTGAATCTATTGAAGTACAAGTCAGGTAACATTTAAAGCCCTTCTTTATTTCGTCCGAAAAAAAGGTACACATCACACCATTACACAGAGTTAACTAACCAAGATTGTGAATAAGGCCGGAAAACCGTGCAAAAAAATATATTACGCTGGCAAGTTGATAGCCATTGAGGAAACAAAACCTGCTATTCCATACACGCTTAAGCATCGTAAAAATGATTACGCCACATTCCCCTTTAGATCATCAAAACCATCACCGACCCggtttccttttcaggtacctgaAGTTTCCCATTAGTCTAGGCAGCTCGGAAATATTGACAACCCCCTACGCGGCTGCGGTGGCCCTCAAAATCACCGTTAGGATAAAATTGCATCTACCAATTTACGTGTGTGGATATACCTACACATGAAGCAATTACGCTATTAAATTGAAAATAGCGAGGCATACGCTAAAATGGCTTCAGCGTTAGTTAGCATCACAAGTTCGGACTAGCGTAGAGGGAAGATTACAACTGTGCACCTCTATATCAATGGAATCAAAACAGCTTATAGTATTGACCTTAAAGCAACCTTTAATCTAAGTATGGAAATCGTCAGAACTGCAGTCTTAAGTTTGTGGAAATCCTAGTTACTAGACAATTTAGGTATCATTAATGTCATCAGAATAATGATCACACTTATAGGCGATTTTCTTCAGTATGTAAGACGGGAAACGAACAATATATTAGCTAATATTGATTATATTGGATAATGAAAAACAATGCGCATTCGCTCATCAGATAGAGgaaatttaatttgttttacaaTAAGTAAATCCACTTAAGCtgttgaaaatattacaatgaCTAAAACAATAGAAagtattaaatgaataataagcGATAAATACATGATAAATGAAATCTGAAAATATTAGTAGATGTTGAAATTCACTttttatacatatacatataattaAAGACTACTCCAAAATGACTGTAAAACACCATTACAAAGATGTAGAGTATTAACAATTTGATGGTGAACAAATTCCTTGGTGATTTGTATTACCACACAAAAATCATGCATACGTACCCAAGTAGATGTCTTAACCCCTGTTGTATAATACTCTCTCCAAAGGAGAGGATTTTTTAAAGcagtttgaaatatttttaaatttttttcaatcaaatTAGTTAGTTCATCATCCATAGTATTATTGAGCACATCCAATGATGTATACTGCATAGATTTGCATTTTTTCAGAAATGAactaacatcatcatcatcatcatcattagaaCTACTTCTTGGCCAACGAGTTATTAAAATATACTTCAATATTGAGAAGAACTCTTTGAAATTTATTCCAGCGTATGCTCGTAGACAaatctttgtttaaaaaaagaaagcAGAAAGTAACAAGAATTTTACGCAACAACATGGATTGAAAACCCCTTCAATGATAACAAAAAACTGTTTTCATCAAATATTAGAGTCATTTAAAACCAAGGAGTATTGACAAAGTATTACTTAAATATCTTTTAGAGACCAAACTAGTAGAAACTACTCAAATTCATCAGTGAAAAGAAAATGGTTATAGGATGGTATTCTTGTAAATTTAACATTTTGACTGATCGACCAGAATCATGACAAAGTTTCAACTCCTGATGAAACTCCATCGTTCATAACTAACTAAGAAGTTGGAATACTAGTATCTGAGAGGAATCTCTCCAATGAAATAGTACTCCCTATAGGAGGATATCAAAAGAAAATGATCTTTTCTTCATGACTAACTTTAACATACTATTTAGTTACTGTCAATATTACCTTGCTTAATACAAGAAATGTAGTTTCGTTAGTAAAAGTCCATGTTTTGTTCAATCCTATATCATGTTAAAATTTCTAGCTGTCATTCATCTATCGCTTTGTTTTACTGAAGGTATTTGGCACTATGTATCAGTCAAGTTTTTAACTTATACAGTTTGCTATCAAAAAGTCGTTTATTATTCTGATGTCATAAATCATAGTGTTACCAAAGTAATAACTTTATAGAGATAATAGccacaatttttttaaaaagactgTTGGATATGAGTACATTCACCAGAAACGAAATTATCTTCTAACAACAATTATAAGCAGATAGGTTTCTTTTCATACAAAAAACGTTCACTCGGTAATTATGTGCTAATTTTCATTGCAAACTTTTATATTTCGTAATTACTCATCCATCTACCTTTAGTTATTTAACTTTACCCTTTTACTAAAGCGGCTTGTACATACAAATAGCAATGTCAGGCGCCATACAAACAAGTGTAACCTATAGCCCTATACGTGGTTGGTAGGTTTGCGTCTGAAAAGATCAAGTAACTCAGAGTCAAGATGAAATAAAGCAGTCGGTTGTATAATAACAGTAGACTATTTGTTAAGTGTTAAGTTAATCAAAGATAGTTACCTGACACTCTTCATGCCATCCAGGAATAGAAGATACGTCTTTAGTTGACGCTTCAACAGCTTTTAATTGATCTTGCAAATGATCCCAAACATGACTTACATTTGTAGCATTGAACCAATTATGGTTTATAGATATACAATTGGTCTATATATACGTAAAAGCAAAAAGTTAACTTAGCTTTATCAGCTGTTGCATGAGGCTGATCACAAAGAATAAATACAAGAAAATGAAAGAACTGTGAAAGTACTTCGACATAGCAACATTCATTATGTACGAAAAGCAGTTTGAAGATAACTCAGAAAAACAACTAATCACATGCCTTgattttgttaaaaataaaccattcaggataaataaataatatatttgtaatatcccaatgagtagaaaaattagatttcctgacgtttcgtgactcagtgtaagccacttcttcagagaacttCACACCATCACATTACAAAttaactctatcctttgtcactataaaggtcacacatttttcatcatttacagtggacacatacacacaaaattacatacatgtcacttatgaatcaccttgaccgcaatgaaatgacgtgacattgatttattcagacctgtttttgattgattacCCAATATTCGTGTtgtccgttgtactatttaaacttggattaatgttaatttggttatttattctctgaagaagtggcttacactgagtcacgaaacgtcagaaaatctaatttttctactcattgggatattacaaatatattatttatttataacaatctacccaatgctcaatttattcaaaattatcaaatcaaaacttggtaatgatacctacattcAGGATAAACATCAGGAACTTCGATTAAACGTACTATTTGATAATACAAAGCGCACTACACAACACTACAGTCAAAGTAAAATAGACTACGAACTGAAGCAGTTGACCCAATGCACACTAATTCTGGAGCAAGGTTCTGCACTGATGAAGTGGAAAATAGAATTCAAAAACATCTTCAATATGCTATTAAAATTGTGCACTTTGTAAGGTTTCGATTGATTGAAAAATTAGGCTGTTCTACTGTCCTATCTTCCGGTTGAATTTATAGGGCGTTCATTTAGAAATCTCCGAACATTTAACagaaaattaatatttttgttCATTAATCTAGTCGCTACACAGAAAGCATATATCTATAAGGAAAATAATGGATGAGATGGTTCACTAGCAAGCATGGGCTAATAAAATCTAGACCCTTCAAGATGGCCCTGATATAATATCTATCAAgagaaaatatttattattaccataTTTACAACCTGATGATACCATCCAGAAGGTACGAAAACTGCTTGCCCAGAATATTGGTCGATTACATAATACTTCACATCTTTCCTGTCTTTTATAACGGAGCGTATATCAAAAGGAATTTGTCCATTAGGTAATAAGAGCTTTCTTTCTTCACCTTAtacagaaaaaaacaataaaacatgTACAATTACGCATTGAATTTAATCAATAACATAAAATTCGAAATATAAGTTAACAGAAAGagtagaaaaaaacaaaaactgtAAAATTAGGATCGGTTTCAAAACATATTGCTACATGTCTACAAACACCGATTTCTTTTTAACTACGATTTATATCCTGAAAGATTTCTACATATCAAACGAGtttgatttaaataattcaaacgGGAGACTATTAGCTATTTATTTGACCTCTGCTCGTAAAATTGGGAACACATGACTTCAAAGAAAACGGTGTCAAAACCCTCCTGACCTACATAGAATGTAACAAAAATATTAGTTATCGAAAGTAATCAATCTCACATCTACTCTCTGTATACACAGAGTTGAAAGAGAACTATTTGGAAGTTTGCTGACAATCCTATACAATATTAAACCATTCAAACAACCATCTACGATCTCACCCGAACCAAGAATATGCCCAGTACCCAGTATGTGTTGATATTCATTTCGAAACCATTACTTGAACTATATACCGAGTTATTCGTAGGTAGAACTAAAATTTCATGAGATTTTTAACAGGTACATTAGTTTGGTACATAAACATTGACGTTTTTAACtagatgaaaattttattttaagagACCAACCAGGAGGAAAAATCCACCAACGCTTGTGGCCAAGTATATTGGCAGACCAACTGAAAGAACGGTACACATCAGCGTGAAAAGGTGTCCACGTTCCATGACTCCCTAGATATAAAAATTTGAAGTCATCAGAGAGATCATTTCGTAGGCTCCAAAACTCATTTAACCAATCAGAAGAAAAATATTCAGGCAACGAGAACCAACTGTTTTCTGAACTTTTCTTAAAGTAATGCCAATCTTTCAAATATAGAATGCGATCATCTTTTCCTTGAGCTTTATTATTCCAATACGAAATAAATTCTTCAacagtgacttcatgaactggATGTGTGTTGAATTCGATTACAGAACAATCAGAAACACATAATTTCTCACCTGAAAATATCACACCGATTATGATCTACCTGAAACATTTTtgaatactttttttaaatcaatGAGCCCATCAGGGGATTGCCATGAAAAACATACCGACCAGTTTTTAGTAATCCAAGAGTCaaaaatacatagttggttttTCATAAGACAGCTAAACAGGATAAAAATGACCAAGATAATACTACTTGAAATAGAAATCTGGATATTTGACATCTTCACTCAGACACGTTGCCACCAAAGTGTTCTCCTGTTACAATACCCAAAAAATCAACAATGACCACATGACATGGAAAAgattaataatttcataatgAATAAGGTATAAGATATATTTCATGAAAGCTTTATttgcataaaacaataaatgtaACACATACAAAGAAAGATTATACATTTCGACGGTAATAAAGTACTGTAAGAAAAGCATATGTGGAATCAAGACATTGCAACTTTGAGAAAGAAATTCCGAGATCTTAGTTCATATCACTTTTCAATCCGTGGCAATTTGGAACTTGGTTCTAAAGAATCTTCGCTCTGAATGATAGACGAATGTCCTGGGAGATCAGTAGAATGCCTTTTGACAAACATGGTTGGAAAAACCAACAAAATGCAGGTCACATTATCACCTGACATACGAAGAACAGCTTCACTAACCAAATGCGTGCATACTGAGTCCAGGTGTCGTTGACACAATATCCTCGAATAATCAGTACACTACAATTTTTTGAGAAAAAAGGTTACAATGAAGCATTGTGAAACACTTACAACGGcatttgttaataattataaataattcgGCTGTAGGTCAGGCAGTGTCACTAAAATAATAACTTAGTCACTAAAACAATAGATTCTCAATAGCAACACCCCCCCCCAGGTTCAAACTCTGCTCCATCTACTTCATTTTAAGGGGCCAGGCAGTATCATTAACTCTCGATAAAGCATGACGCAAAGTCGAGTTCACAAACTCACACTCGATAAATAGGTTACATTAAATCCAGTGGAGGCAAACTTTTCTTAAATGACTGTCATTTTTACTgaagtgtacaaaatatagaaAAGTCATTTTTATTGTATTAGACCCATTTCTAAACGTGCCTAAGCAAAGTGCCTTCTTGAACGCTTGTGGGTCTCACCCTCGGACCTCATTATGCTTAATATCTTTACATCACGAAACAACATTTCATCTTGAAATAAACAAGAAACATTGTGATCAGATATGATGTGCGATGACTTCAACAAATAAGCATTCGTGACAGTTTTATGACTGACTAGATGAAATCCAAAATACTGAAAAAAACATTAGACTGACAAAACGTCTATTAGTGTGGCACCTTAATAAATGTTTACAAGAGGTGATCGACACTTTTTGGAGACAAAAACACTAATATTTAATGCCGTAACTAAACAAGACATATGTGATTTTAATCATAAATCAAAAGCAACTTGACTTACTTGACCATTTTGTGATTCtctatgttcatttttatagttTTTAATCTCTTGCATCAAAAGCTCATGAGTGAGATGAACAGCTTCATTCGGAGGGAAACTTTTCCATAGACCATCACAAGCTATTAACAAAAATCTagagaattaaaaaaaaacagattagGAATTTTGAACATAAATTACTCACAATTAAAGAATAAGATTTGTTTCTAAAAATATTCACCTGATCAATAATAACATATCGACTTAAGTCTTCGAAACAGTATGAAACA is part of the Schistosoma mansoni strain Puerto Rico chromosome 1, complete genome genome and harbors:
- a CDS encoding putative protein phosphatase 2C; this translates as MSLFDDLPEPSVENSDLQKPEILGGDSSWNESGSVVKLIPYLCSVVARKGERPEMQDSHIVVDNLIELMYRGVSNEIARVCYFAIFDGHGGAKAANFACKRLHQHIATRFPRGGMQQVEKDIKRVLYDSYKKTDEEFLREACQQRPHWRDGSTAATILLVNNTLYIANLGDSKVVLARLDESPSESNKVDVNSSNTLSNPKLNAICLTKDHNPMDYEERQRIQATGASVQNGRVNSVLEVSRSFGDYQFKKQGVTCIPDVKKCQLTDNDQFLLIACDGLWKSFPPNEAVHLTHELLMQEIKNYKNEHRESQNGQCTDYSRILCQRHLDSVCTHLVSEAVLRMSGDNVTCILLVFPTMFVKRHSTDLPGHSSIIQSEDSLEPSSKLPRIENCLMKNQLCIFDSWITKNWSVCFSWQSPDGLIDLKKVFKNVSGEKLCVSDCSVIEFNTHPVHEVTVEEFISYWNNKAQGKDDRILYLKDWHYFKKSSENSWFSLPEYFSSDWLNEFWSLRNDLSDDFKFLYLGSHGTWTPFHADVYRSFSWSANILGHKRWWIFPPGEERKLLLPNGQIPFDIRSVIKDRKDVKYYVIDQYSGQAVFVPSGWYHQVVNMTNCISINHNWFNATNVSHVWDHLQDQLKAVEASTKDVSSIPGWHEECQICLRAYAGINFKEFFSILKYILITRWPRSSSNDDDDDDVSSFLKKCKSMQYTSLDVLNNTMDDELTNLIEKNLKIFQTALKNPLLWREYYTTGVKTSTWEHKAKQGYSAHLTVINWFIPKWLNNNSNNLQMSTALASADSSIDIWVGVSDPFPF